The genomic window CGAGCTCGGCCCCCTCGGCGCCCAGGTCCCAGCGGCCGAGCCGGGTCTGCGCGAGGCTCAGCGCGGTGACCTCGGCGTGCGTCGAGCTGAGCCCGCTCGAGAGCACGACGTTCACGCCCGCCGAGACGAGCGCGCCGGATGACGCGTCGACGACGAGCGCCGCGAACGGACCGCCGTTGCCCGCGCGCCAGTTGCGATCGGCCAGCTCGATCGCGAGCCCGACCCTTGCCTCGTCGTCGGGCAGCGGCGTCGAGGCCAGCTGTGGGAGCTCGTCGACCAGCCACGGCGGCAGCGACGCGGAGAACGAGGACGGCAGCGCGGCATCCATGCCCCTCATTCTGCCCTGCGGGACGGCCTACGGCGCCTTCTGCTCGTCGTCGCCCGACAGCCGCTGCGCGAGGTAGATGGGCACGATCGACACGATCACGAGCACGACCGCGATCACCGACACGATCGGCGCCTGGCTCGGCCGGAACATGTTGTTCAGGATGAAGATGGGCAGCGTCGTCACGCCCGAGCCCGCCGTGAACGTCGTCACGATGATCTCGTCGAACGACAGCGCGAACGCCAGCAGCCCGCCCGCGAGCAGCGCCGAGCGCAGCTGCGGGAACGTCACGAGCCGGAAGGTCGTGAAGACCCCCGCGCCGAGGTCGGCCGACGCCTCCTCGAGCTTCGTGCCCGTCCGCCGCAAGCGGGCGATCACATTGTTGAACACGGTCACGATGCAGAAGGTCGCGTGCGCGATCACGACCGTCCAGATCGAGAGCGGGATGCCCATGATCGTGCGGAAGAAGTTGTTCAGCGCGATACCGGTGATGATGCCCGGCAGGGCGATCGGCAGGATCACGAGCAGGTTGATCGCGTGCCGGCCGAAGAAGTCGAACCGCTGGAGCGCGAACGAGATGAGCGTGCCGAGCAGGAGCGCGATCGCGGTCGAGACGAGCGCGACGACCACGCTCGTGCCCACCGCCTCCATCGCACCGGCGCTGCGGAAGGCGCGCTGCCACCATTCGAGTGTGAAGCCCGGCGGCGGCCACGAGAGCGACGTCGAGGTCGAGAACGAGTTCACGAGCACCACGAACAGCGGCACGTACACGAGCACGAGGATCAGGACGGCGACGACGCCGAGCGTCGTGCGCGAGAGTCGGGAGAGTCGCATGCGTCGCCCCTACAGGTTGTCCAGGGCGCCCGTGCGACGCACGAGCGCGAGGTAGCCGAAGATGATCGCGATCGGGATGAGCGCGATCGCGGCGGCGAGCGGCAGGTTGTTGGCCGCGCCGACGTTCGTGTACACGAGGTTGCCGAGCATCTGGCTCGCGCCGCCGACGATGTTCACGGTGATGTAGTCGCCGAGCGAGAGCGAGAAGCTGAAGATCGTGCCCGCGATGATCGCGGGTGCCGCGAGCGGCAGCACGACGTGCCGGATGGTGGGCCAGGACTTTCCACCCAGGTCGGCGGATGCCTCGAGCAGCGAGTCGGGCACGCGCTCGAGCCCGGCGTAGATCGGCAGGATCACGTAGGGCAGCCACAGGTACGACAGCGTGATGATCGTCGCGGTGAGGCCGTAGCCCGGGGTGTGCAACCCGAACGGCGCGAGTACCCACTCGAGGATGCCGTCCTGCGAGAGCACCGACCGCCAGGCGTACGCCTTCACGAGGTAGCTGGCCCACAGCGGCATGAGCACGGCGATCACGAGGAGCCGGCGGGCGCGCGGCGAGGCGACCTTGGCCATGTAGAACGCGATCGGGAGGGCGAGCGCGACGTCGATGATCGTGACGAGCAGCGCCACGCCGATCGTGCGCAGCGTCACCGTCTGGTACAGCGACCCGGTGAGCACCGTGATGATGTTGTCGAGCGTCCACTCGGTCGTGATCTGGCCGGTGAAGCTGTCGACCGACCAGAACGCGGTGACCAGCAGCGCGGCCAGCGCCACCACGTACACGAGGGCGAGCCAGAACAGCGGGGCCGACAGCAGCAGCGCGAGCCGGGTGCGCGGGTGCGTGCTGAGGAACACCGACGTCCGGCGGGCGGTCGTGGCCTTCGGGCGTGGGATGCCGCGGCCCGGCGGTGAGGTCGGTGCGGTCGCGTTCGTCGTCATGCGGCTTCCAGTCGGGGGTCGGTGGAGAGGTGGGGGTCGAGGAGGCCGCCGGGCGACCTCCTCGACCCGCGGGGCGGGATCAGCCCTTGATCTCGGACCAGGCCTCGGTCCACTGGGCGTAGTCGACGCACTCGACGTCGGTGCGACCGTCGACGCACTCGGCGATCGGCGTGGTCCAGTACCAGATCTGCGAGGCGTAGTCCTCGTCACCGGCGTGGTAGGCCTCGCAGTCCTCGCGGAACTCGCAGGCCGCGTCGCTCGACGGGGCCTCGCCGAAGTACGCGGTCGCCTGGGCGTTGGCCTCGGGGCTGGCGATGTAGTCCAGCCACTCGTACGCGCAGTTCACGTTGGCCGCATCGGACGCGACCATCCACGTGTCGGACCATCCGGTCGCGCCCTCCTCGGGGAGGACGACGTCGGTCGGCGCACCCGAGTCGGCGAGCACGTTCTGGATGACCTGCCAGGTCGTGCCGACGACCGAGTCACCCGACTCGAACGCCTGGATCTCCTTGAGGTAGTCCGACCAGTACTCGCCGATGGACTGGCGCTGCTCCTTCAGCAGGTCGACCGCGGCCTGGAACTGCTCCTCGTCGAGTGCGTACGGGTTCTCGATGCCGAGCTCGGGCTGGTGCGCCATGAGGTAGACCGCCGCGTCGGCGATGTAGATGGGCGAGTCGTACGCGGTGACCTTGCCCGCGTTCTCACTCGCCTTGTCGAACACGACGTCCCACGAGGTGGGCGCCTCGGTGAAGACGTCGGTGTTGTACATGAGCAGGTTCGCGCCGTAACCATGCGGCACGCCGTACGACTGCCCGTCGACCGAGTTCCACTCCTTCTCCTTGAGGAAGTCGTAGATGCCCTCGTAGTTCGGGATCAGGTCGGTGTTGACGGGCTGCACCTCGCCGCCCGCGATGAGGCGGAGCGTCGCGTCGCCCGAGGCGGCGACGACGTCGTACTCGCCCGTCTTCATGAGGTTCACGGCCTCGTCGGACGTGCCATAGGTCTTCGAGGTGACCTGGCAGCCGGTCTCCTCCTCGAACGGGGTGACCCAGTCGACGGCGGGGTCGTTGGTGCCGTCCTCGACGTAGCCGGGCCACGCGAGGATCGAGACCTGTCCCTCGCCGTCGCCGAGCTCGGTGAGGGCCTCCTCGGTCGCCGTCGGGGTTCCCGAGGTGGTGCCACAGGCGGTGAGCAACGCGACCGAGCCGATCGCGAGTCCGACGGTCACGCCGCGGCGTGCCGTGCGCGAGATGCGCATCATGGTTCTCTCCTGGTTTCTCTGTGTGGTGGGTGTGGTGCAGGTCGGGGCGGGTTCGTCACGCTGCCGGTGCGGGCGCGGCATCCGCCCCGCCGAGCGCGACGACGTCGTCGTCGTGCCAGCTGACGACGACGCGGTCGCCGCGGTCCTCGTCGCGCGCGCGATTGCGGGCGTTCTGCTCGAGCACGCTGACCCGGGGGCCGGCGTCGAGGTCGACCACCACGCGGATGCCGCTGCCGAGGTAGATCGTCTCGACGACCGTGCCCGGGGCGGTGTGCACGCCGTCGCCCGAGGCGTCGGCGGACGAGTCGACGGTCATCTTCTCGGGGCGCACGGAGTGGGTGCCGCCACGGCCGAGCAGGACCTGGGAC from Agromyces aurantiacus includes these protein-coding regions:
- a CDS encoding nucleoside deaminase, translating into MDAALPSSFSASLPPWLVDELPQLASTPLPDDEARVGLAIELADRNWRAGNGGPFAALVVDASSGALVSAGVNVVLSSGLSSTHAEVTALSLAQTRLGRWDLGAEGAELELVVNWAPCVMCYGATMWSGVRRLVIAGHGDECVDLTGFDEGPMPDDWIGEFEDRGISVHSGVRRAEALRVFREFGASDAVVYNARGRSER
- a CDS encoding ABC transporter permease, which produces MRLSRLSRTTLGVVAVLILVLVYVPLFVVLVNSFSTSTSLSWPPPGFTLEWWQRAFRSAGAMEAVGTSVVVALVSTAIALLLGTLISFALQRFDFFGRHAINLLVILPIALPGIITGIALNNFFRTIMGIPLSIWTVVIAHATFCIVTVFNNVIARLRRTGTKLEEASADLGAGVFTTFRLVTFPQLRSALLAGGLLAFALSFDEIIVTTFTAGSGVTTLPIFILNNMFRPSQAPIVSVIAVVLVIVSIVPIYLAQRLSGDDEQKAP
- a CDS encoding ABC transporter permease produces the protein MTTNATAPTSPPGRGIPRPKATTARRTSVFLSTHPRTRLALLLSAPLFWLALVYVVALAALLVTAFWSVDSFTGQITTEWTLDNIITVLTGSLYQTVTLRTIGVALLVTIIDVALALPIAFYMAKVASPRARRLLVIAVLMPLWASYLVKAYAWRSVLSQDGILEWVLAPFGLHTPGYGLTATIITLSYLWLPYVILPIYAGLERVPDSLLEASADLGGKSWPTIRHVVLPLAAPAIIAGTIFSFSLSLGDYITVNIVGGASQMLGNLVYTNVGAANNLPLAAAIALIPIAIIFGYLALVRRTGALDNL
- a CDS encoding ABC transporter substrate-binding protein, which translates into the protein MMRISRTARRGVTVGLAIGSVALLTACGTTSGTPTATEEALTELGDGEGQVSILAWPGYVEDGTNDPAVDWVTPFEEETGCQVTSKTYGTSDEAVNLMKTGEYDVVAASGDATLRLIAGGEVQPVNTDLIPNYEGIYDFLKEKEWNSVDGQSYGVPHGYGANLLMYNTDVFTEAPTSWDVVFDKASENAGKVTAYDSPIYIADAAVYLMAHQPELGIENPYALDEEQFQAAVDLLKEQRQSIGEYWSDYLKEIQAFESGDSVVGTTWQVIQNVLADSGAPTDVVLPEEGATGWSDTWMVASDAANVNCAYEWLDYIASPEANAQATAYFGEAPSSDAACEFREDCEAYHAGDEDYASQIWYWTTPIAECVDGRTDVECVDYAQWTEAWSEIKG